TCGCCCTCGCCGCGCGCAAGCCAGGCGAGCAGGACCTCGTCGTATTCGCGCCAGTGCGCGGGTTCGCCGCTTCCCTCGTAGCAGCCGACGTCGAACTCGCGGAGGGCGTCGGAGACGACGACGGGCGCACCGAGTGCGTCACCCACAATGTGCGCGGTCTGCACGGCCCGCAGCAACGGACTCGTGTAGATGCCGATCGTTGTCCGGCCCGCCAGCCGATGGGCGAGCGCCGTCGCCTGCTCGCGGCCGCGGTCTGTCAGCGGGGGACTCGGCTCGTGGTTGGCGAACACGTTCAGCAGGTTCGCGTGACTCTCCCCGTGGCGGGCGAAGATCAGCTGCTTCATCGATCCATACTGCTCACATGCCGTCGACCCGGACACCG
This Actinopolymorpha cephalotaxi DNA region includes the following protein-coding sequences:
- a CDS encoding histidine phosphatase family protein translates to MKQLIFARHGESHANLLNVFANHEPSPPLTDRGREQATALAHRLAGRTTIGIYTSPLLRAVQTAHIVGDALGAPVVVSDALREFDVGCYEGSGEPAHWREYDEVLLAWLARGEGDRRVGGGENLHEIRARFRSLVDELTTGLTTREGTTVLVGHGGLYRCTLPAVLANVTPRWTLAHPLANTETVTTRPHRGRLVAVAWGDLAVDPSDVLDEPADP